From Poecile atricapillus isolate bPoeAtr1 chromosome Z, bPoeAtr1.hap1, whole genome shotgun sequence, one genomic window encodes:
- the LOC131573822 gene encoding ER lumen protein-retaining receptor 3 — MNIFRILGDVSHLLAIIILLLKIVKSKSCAGISGKSQILFALVFTTRYLDLFTNFISVYNTVMKVIFLICAYVTVYMIYVKFRKTFDSENDSFRLEFLLVPVTGLSFLENHSFTPLEILWTFSIYLESVAILPQLFMISKTGEAETITTHYLFFLGLYRALYIANWVWRYHTENFYDQIAVVSGVVQTIFYCDFFYLYVTKVLKGKKLSLPMPV; from the exons ATGAACATCTTCCGCATCCTGGGGGATGTCTCCCACTTGCTGGCCATCATTATTCTGCTGCTGAAGATCGTGAAGTCCAAGTCCTGTGCTG GAATCTCTGGGAAGAGTCAGATACTTTTTGCCCTCGTCTTCACAACCCGTTACTTGGACCTGTTCACGAATTTCATCTCTGTCTACAACACTGTGATGAAG GTCATTTTTTTGATTTGTGCCTACGTCACCGTGTATATGATCTATGTGAAGTTCCGGAAAACGTTTGACAGCGAGAACGACTCCTTTCGCCTCGAGTTCCTGCTGGTCCCTGTCACAGGCCTGTCATTTCTGGAGAACCACAGCTTCACCCCCTTGGAG ATACTCTGGACCTTCTCCATCTACCTGGAGTCTGTGGCTATCCTTCCTCAGCTCTTCATGATCAGCAAGACAGGGGAAGCGGAGACCATCACGACACACTACCTTTTCTTCCTGGGCCTCTACCGTGCTCTCTACATTGCCAACTGGGTCTGGCGCTACCACACAGAGAATTTCTATGACCAGATCGCTGTCGTTTCTGGGGTGGTACAAACCATCTTCTACTGTGACTTCTTCTATCTCTATGTCACCAAAG TCCTGAAAGGAAAGAAGCTAAGTCTTCCCATGCCTGTTTGA